The Candidatus Nomurabacteria bacterium genome has a segment encoding these proteins:
- a CDS encoding sigma-70 family RNA polymerase sigma factor, whose product MHLNKSQQKEVQKFLQMVGAKKPLTLEEEKRLFEKSLSKDQIKKLLISHNARYIVHVVKEHLYEGVEIADLLQEGLVATYVAADKFDHTRGFKFISYATHYMKAYILKFCSEEINFSLSEMLKHIKVKKISSIFEQKFGIYPLIQDIAFDEEVMEYLGISSGNLKKIFYKIEVLSLEATYKERRDGESYTSSVSPIDVLIDETFAIDPEMEKESFRMDLKEFFKILNIRLRTDLSFLIFNIGSQELIKDSKDNLVQELMEEYPSGYEVDLETLGLVLGISKERVRQRIHKSISELRKREKLVSLFFEKHRSLLN is encoded by the coding sequence ATGCACCTTAACAAAAGCCAACAAAAAGAAGTACAAAAATTTCTACAGATGGTAGGTGCTAAAAAGCCACTTACCTTAGAAGAAGAAAAAAGACTCTTTGAAAAGAGTCTTTCAAAAGACCAAATTAAAAAATTATTGATTTCGCACAATGCTCGTTATATTGTGCATGTAGTGAAAGAACACCTTTACGAAGGTGTTGAAATAGCTGACCTTCTACAAGAAGGATTGGTAGCGACTTATGTCGCTGCCGATAAATTTGACCATACTCGTGGTTTTAAATTTATCAGCTACGCTACTCATTACATGAAAGCGTATATTTTGAAATTTTGTTCAGAGGAGATTAATTTTAGCCTAAGTGAGATGCTAAAACACATTAAGGTAAAAAAAATTTCTTCAATTTTTGAACAAAAGTTTGGGATATACCCTCTAATTCAAGATATTGCCTTTGACGAGGAGGTGATGGAATACCTTGGAATTAGTAGTGGGAATCTTAAAAAAATTTTTTACAAAATAGAGGTTCTTTCCTTGGAAGCTACTTACAAGGAAAGAAGGGATGGAGAATCCTATACCTCAAGTGTTTCACCAATCGATGTGTTGATTGATGAAACCTTCGCGATCGATCCTGAGATGGAGAAGGAGTCCTTCAGGATGGACTTAAAAGAGTTTTTCAAAATCTTAAATATCCGTCTAAGGACGGACTTGTCCTTTCTTATCTTCAATATAGGTTCGCAAGAGCTTATAAAAGATTCGAAGGACAATCTCGTCCAAGAATTGATGGAAGAATATCCATCAGGATATGAAGTTGACTTGGAAACCCTGGGACTCGTCTTGGGGATTAGCAAGGAAAGGGTAAGGCAAAGGATTCATAAGAGCATCTCTGAGCTAAGAAAAAGGGAGAAGCTTGTGAGTCTGTTTTTTGAAAAACATAGAAGCCTTCTTAATTGA
- a CDS encoding RNA polymerase sigma factor, with protein sequence MQTLSDHQLVQMFMSDGNEQAFGEIYLRYENPVRDFIKKLFYGSKMPNCQDEDDIVQETFLNVHSALKRGLYKNEGRMKAWIFTVAKNLFLTIFQKNKRKPVSELNDWYSKMVFLPDIENRMFSERAFEFLLKSGRDYDCLFLYAIGLKYNQIAEVMNISKNTVGAKIFKQRKSLEEVFAPERSER encoded by the coding sequence ATGCAAACCCTCTCCGACCATCAATTGGTCCAAATGTTCATGAGTGATGGAAATGAACAAGCTTTTGGTGAAATCTATCTTCGGTACGAAAATCCCGTGAGAGATTTTATTAAAAAATTGTTTTACGGCAGTAAAATGCCAAACTGTCAGGACGAAGATGATATCGTTCAAGAAACCTTCCTGAATGTACATAGTGCCTTGAAAAGAGGCCTGTACAAGAATGAAGGGAGAATGAAGGCATGGATCTTTACTGTCGCAAAGAATCTTTTTCTGACAATTTTCCAAAAAAACAAAAGGAAGCCAGTGTCGGAACTCAATGATTGGTATTCTAAAATGGTGTTTTTGCCAGATATAGAGAACAGAATGTTCTCCGAAAGGGCTTTCGAATTTCTACTAAAAAGCGGTAGAGATTATGATTGTTTGTTTTTGTATGCGATTGGTTTGAAATACAACCAAATTGCAGAAGTCATGAATATCTCCAAAAACACCGTAGGGGCAAAAATATTTAAACAAAGAAAATCTTTGGAAGAGGTTTTTGCCCCAGAGAGATCAGAACGTTGA
- the lexA gene encoding transcriptional repressor LexA — protein sequence MITKKQKNVLDFIKNFQQKNAISPSLEEIKKKFGLASVSTASYYVEKLESKGYLKKDDKQHRGISVFENESMVKIPLLGVIAAGEPIQSIENREEIALPKSRIGNNNNVFALRVSGDSMIDENIQDGDVVVVRETKNPTNGDKVVALIDRENVTLKTFYKEKKQILLKPANKKYDSIVIDKNREFEIQGVMIDIVKQSFNNPVDIIFPEKAQKRKTTIPLNKVVCGDCVDVMKNIPDNSVDMVVTSPPYDDVRNYNGFSFNLHDTGKEIFRILKDGGVVAMVIQDQTKNFGKSLTSFRTIVDWVDNIGFKLFETVIYRKHGTEGAWWKYRFRVDHEYMPIFIKGERPSYFNKENLKIPSKHGGKVMTGSGNRKTDGTTTKTVTRPINLNKCRGTIWDYLNAGDKNPLKRKHPAVFPDQIPVDFIDCFCPPKGIVLDPFVGSGSTLVAAKKLGRNYIGIDISQEYCDLTEERLKKDIPNTLFK from the coding sequence ATGATTACAAAAAAGCAAAAAAATGTGCTGGATTTTATAAAAAATTTTCAGCAAAAAAATGCTATATCCCCATCATTAGAAGAAATTAAGAAAAAATTTGGTTTAGCTTCCGTTTCTACAGCTTCTTATTATGTTGAAAAACTAGAAAGCAAAGGATATTTAAAAAAAGACGACAAACAACACAGAGGAATATCGGTTTTTGAAAACGAAAGCATGGTAAAAATACCTTTACTTGGCGTAATTGCTGCTGGAGAACCAATACAATCCATAGAAAACCGTGAAGAGATTGCACTTCCAAAGAGTAGGATAGGCAACAACAATAATGTTTTTGCATTGAGGGTCTCAGGAGACAGTATGATCGACGAAAATATACAAGACGGTGATGTGGTTGTTGTAAGAGAAACTAAAAACCCCACAAACGGTGATAAGGTTGTCGCATTAATAGATCGAGAGAATGTTACTTTAAAAACTTTTTATAAGGAAAAAAAACAAATTTTACTTAAACCAGCAAATAAAAAATATGACTCGATTGTCATAGATAAAAATAGAGAATTTGAAATTCAAGGAGTGATGATTGATATTGTAAAACAATCATTTAACAATCCTGTAGATATTATATTTCCAGAAAAGGCGCAGAAACGAAAAACGACTATTCCTCTAAATAAAGTAGTGTGTGGAGATTGTGTTGATGTGATGAAAAATATACCAGACAACTCCGTTGACATGGTCGTTACTTCTCCACCTTATGATGATGTAAGAAACTATAATGGTTTTAGTTTTAACCTACACGACACAGGTAAAGAAATCTTTAGAATTTTAAAAGACGGTGGTGTTGTAGCTATGGTTATCCAAGATCAAACAAAAAATTTTGGTAAAAGTTTAACATCTTTTAGAACTATCGTTGATTGGGTGGATAATATAGGTTTTAAATTATTTGAAACAGTAATTTATAGAAAACATGGTACCGAGGGGGCATGGTGGAAATATCGTTTTAGGGTAGATCATGAATATATGCCAATTTTTATTAAAGGAGAAAGACCCAGCTATTTTAATAAAGAAAATCTTAAGATACCCTCAAAGCATGGTGGAAAAGTAATGACTGGTAGTGGAAATAGAAAGACTGATGGAACAACAACAAAAACAGTTACAAGACCTATAAATTTAAATAAATGCCGTGGAACTATTTGGGATTATTTGAATGCAGGTGATAAGAATCCATTAAAAAGAAAACATCCAGCTGTATTCCCAGATCAAATTCCTGTGGATTTTATAGATTGTTTTTGTCCGCCTAAAGGCATAGTCCTTGATCCGTTTGTAGGTTCAGGATCAACACTAGTTGCCGCTAAAAAGCTCGGGAGAAATTATATTGGGATTGATATCTCACAAGAGTATTGTGATCTAACAGAGGAAAGATTAAAAAAGGATATACCAAACACCTTATTTAAATAG
- a CDS encoding serine hydrolase has translation MFSEDEEKSEKLTKILDQNGFTKKEIGIAIIDLKEPEPKIFGYNFEHFIYPASVYKVFIGAEALRRIESGDFSLEQVIEVKYPNDVDKDAKIFPGDNRNLLKSGDRVTIDYLLDLMFTRSDNTASNCLIDLVERESITKNIIYKYNWQGSEVTRKFLDRTKEDKPYRYSDTTMTCARHVAEFFYLVEKEELVSPWVSKNLKEYMLRWNTGGRKGLSLSDYISYYRKGGYLENNLYLPFYREYYKKAGFALDYAAIGVFRLIKTIVTKGWAFIRWVNDAGVVTGKNSHYVISFFSVNKQINPYKKFNSEKLAKLIFEFMENR, from the coding sequence ATGTTTTCAGAAGACGAAGAAAAAAGTGAAAAATTAACAAAGATTTTAGATCAAAATGGTTTTACCAAAAAGGAAATCGGTATAGCCATTATTGACTTGAAAGAACCTGAGCCAAAGATTTTTGGGTATAATTTTGAGCACTTTATATATCCTGCCTCTGTTTACAAAGTCTTTATTGGCGCGGAAGCATTGCGTAGAATTGAGTCCGGTGATTTTTCACTAGAGCAAGTTATTGAAGTAAAGTATCCAAATGATGTAGATAAAGATGCAAAGATTTTTCCAGGAGATAACAGAAATCTTTTAAAATCTGGCGATAGAGTAACTATAGATTATTTGCTTGATCTTATGTTTACTCGTAGCGACAATACAGCATCCAATTGTCTTATAGATTTAGTGGAAAGAGAAAGTATAACTAAAAATATAATATACAAATATAACTGGCAGGGAAGTGAAGTAACAAGAAAGTTTTTGGATAGAACAAAAGAAGATAAACCATATAGATATTCGGATACTACTATGACATGCGCAAGACATGTTGCAGAATTTTTTTACCTTGTTGAAAAAGAAGAACTTGTGTCCCCGTGGGTGTCTAAAAATTTAAAAGAATATATGCTCCGATGGAATACTGGGGGGAGAAAGGGTTTATCATTATCTGATTATATTTCTTATTATAGAAAGGGTGGATATTTGGAAAACAATTTGTATCTTCCGTTTTATCGTGAATATTACAAAAAGGCAGGCTTTGCGCTAGACTATGCAGCTATCGGTGTATTTAGACTCATAAAAACAATTGTCACAAAAGGTTGGGCATTTATACGTTGGGTAAACGATGCAGGAGTAGTAACAGGAAAAAATTCACACTATGTTATATCTTTCTTTTCAGTAAACAAACAAATAAATCCTTACAAAAAATTTAATTCAGAAAAATTAGCGAAACTCATATTTGAGTTTATGGAAAATAGATAA
- the tsaD gene encoding tRNA (adenosine(37)-N6)-threonylcarbamoyltransferase complex transferase subunit TsaD — MKILGIETSCDETAIAILSTQKDSDEETHFEILSNCIASQAQIHAKYGGVFPAVAKREHAKALVPILELALREAGMIQEKSGEVDKTRLEKAKEILERETGLYEDLLVFAKKYDIKGVDQLAVTRGPGLEPTLWVGINFAKALSVLWDIPLIPINHMEGHIFSVFAEDGNKNFTIREDMFPFISLLVSGGHSELVKVDGWGMYKILGETKDDAVGEAFDKVARMLGLPYPGGPEISKIADKHRKIHEKEEIGFPRPMMHEKSYDFSFSGLKTAVRYYVEKNQDDMDKSEVARAFEDAAVDVLVKKTVDAMKEFGSNMLVVGGGVAANSYLKERLIKELSDTKIFYPRSDLSGDNALMVAIASFYFGQSIPVDEIRAEGNLRIEG, encoded by the coding sequence ATGAAAATTTTGGGGATAGAAACATCTTGTGACGAAACAGCCATAGCGATACTTAGTACACAAAAAGATAGCGACGAAGAAACACACTTCGAGATACTTTCTAATTGCATAGCATCACAAGCGCAGATCCACGCCAAATACGGTGGTGTTTTCCCTGCTGTCGCAAAAAGAGAACACGCCAAAGCACTCGTTCCCATACTAGAACTCGCACTTCGTGAAGCAGGAATGATACAAGAAAAGTCTGGAGAAGTAGACAAAACAAGATTAGAAAAAGCCAAAGAAATACTAGAAAGAGAAACTGGACTATACGAAGATCTACTAGTCTTTGCAAAAAAATACGATATCAAGGGAGTAGATCAGCTAGCGGTTACAAGAGGACCAGGACTAGAGCCGACATTGTGGGTTGGTATAAACTTTGCAAAAGCACTATCAGTGTTGTGGGATATACCTCTTATACCTATAAACCACATGGAAGGTCATATATTTTCTGTATTTGCAGAAGACGGAAACAAAAACTTCACAATAAGAGAAGATATGTTTCCATTTATATCACTACTAGTTTCCGGAGGACACTCAGAACTTGTAAAAGTAGATGGCTGGGGCATGTACAAAATACTTGGCGAAACCAAAGACGACGCTGTAGGTGAAGCTTTTGACAAAGTAGCAAGAATGCTCGGACTCCCATATCCTGGCGGACCAGAAATATCTAAAATAGCCGACAAGCATAGAAAGATACACGAAAAAGAAGAAATTGGCTTTCCACGACCTATGATGCACGAAAAAAGTTATGATTTTTCTTTTTCTGGACTCAAGACAGCAGTTAGATACTATGTCGAGAAAAACCAAGATGACATGGACAAGTCTGAAGTAGCGAGAGCGTTCGAAGATGCAGCTGTAGATGTACTAGTAAAGAAAACTGTGGATGCCATGAAAGAGTTTGGATCAAACATGCTTGTTGTTGGTGGTGGAGTAGCTGCTAACTCTTACCTAAAAGAAAGACTCATAAAAGAACTATCTGATACAAAAATATTCTATCCGAGAAGTGATCTGTCTGGAGACAACGCTCTCATGGTTGCGATAGCTTCGTTTTATTTCGGTCAAAGTATACCGGTGGATGAAATCCGTGCCGAAGGAAATCTCCGAATCGAAGGATAA
- a CDS encoding valine--tRNA ligase, protein MNSNEKSNGTSIPEKFLSPYDHIDTEDRIYDMWQKSGLFNPDICIEKGFTDKDAEIFSIVLPPPNVTGTLHTGHASMLAIEDIMVRFARMRGLRTLWIPGTDHAAIATQSKVEKELAKEKIRKQDLGREEFLKRVEKFAQDSHDTIISQCIKMGASLDWSREAYTLDETRHEAVFSAFKKMYDDGLIYRKERIVNWDPKGQTTISDDEIVREERKSKMYTFKYSNDFPFPIATTRPETKLGDTAVAVHPDDARYKEYVGKEYSFEFAGETVTVKIIADEEVDPEFGVGALGVTPAHSQTDWEIAERHNLPMKQVINEYAKMTVGMEGVKDTKVEAAREAVVEWLRKENLLINEEEVVQSVATAERTGGIIEPLPKMQWWVDVNKKNETGKSLKDLMLDVVKESEINIMPERYERVYTNWIENLRDWNISRQIWYGHRVPAWHKDGKIEVSKTSPGDGWVQDEDTLDTWFSSGLWTFSTLLDKEVYDIDLKKWLANSKDSIYHPTTVLETGYDIIFFWVARMVLMTKYLIGEIPFKNVYLHGLVRDKQGRKMSKSLGNTLDPVDVIKDYGADALRMGLIVGIGPGGDNNLSEEKIKAYKKFGNKIWNATRFVLENTSDFDTSITPKLDPSHQEYIDEWQKLLEEITKEMTEYKLYLVGEKLYHFFWHRFADIIIEECKKDMNDSAKYTLLYLLKEQIKALHPFMPFVTEEIWSLLGHDSPLMVEKWSIKA, encoded by the coding sequence ATGAATTCAAATGAAAAATCTAACGGGACAAGCATACCGGAGAAATTCTTGTCTCCATACGACCACATAGACACAGAAGATCGCATATATGATATGTGGCAAAAAAGCGGACTTTTTAATCCAGATATTTGTATAGAAAAAGGTTTTACAGACAAAGACGCCGAGATTTTCTCTATTGTTCTCCCTCCTCCAAACGTAACAGGAACACTGCACACAGGACACGCTTCTATGCTCGCAATAGAAGACATAATGGTTCGTTTCGCTAGAATGCGAGGACTCAGGACACTTTGGATACCAGGAACAGATCATGCAGCCATAGCAACACAGTCAAAAGTAGAAAAAGAGTTGGCAAAAGAAAAAATTAGAAAACAAGATTTGGGACGTGAAGAATTCTTGAAAAGAGTTGAGAAGTTCGCACAGGACTCTCACGACACTATCATTTCTCAATGTATAAAGATGGGTGCATCACTCGACTGGTCACGAGAAGCTTACACACTAGACGAAACAAGACATGAAGCTGTCTTCTCTGCGTTTAAAAAGATGTATGACGACGGACTTATATACAGAAAAGAAAGAATAGTAAACTGGGATCCAAAAGGTCAAACGACTATTTCCGATGACGAAATAGTTAGAGAAGAAAGAAAAAGTAAAATGTACACTTTCAAATACTCTAACGACTTCCCCTTCCCTATAGCAACAACAAGACCAGAAACAAAACTTGGAGATACTGCAGTTGCTGTACACCCAGATGATGCTAGATATAAAGAATACGTAGGCAAAGAATATTCTTTCGAGTTTGCAGGCGAAACTGTAACTGTAAAAATAATTGCCGACGAAGAAGTCGATCCAGAGTTTGGAGTTGGCGCTCTTGGTGTTACTCCAGCGCATAGTCAAACAGACTGGGAAATCGCGGAAAGACACAACCTACCAATGAAACAAGTTATAAACGAATACGCCAAGATGACAGTTGGTATGGAAGGAGTAAAAGATACAAAAGTTGAAGCAGCGCGAGAAGCTGTTGTTGAGTGGCTACGAAAAGAAAACCTTCTAATAAATGAAGAAGAGGTTGTGCAAAGCGTTGCAACAGCAGAACGTACTGGCGGGATTATAGAACCACTACCTAAAATGCAATGGTGGGTTGATGTAAACAAGAAAAACGAAACAGGAAAAAGTCTCAAAGATCTAATGTTAGATGTTGTAAAAGAGAGCGAAATAAACATAATGCCAGAAAGATATGAGAGAGTTTATACAAACTGGATAGAAAACTTGCGTGACTGGAATATCTCTAGACAAATATGGTATGGGCACAGAGTTCCAGCTTGGCACAAAGACGGAAAAATAGAAGTTTCAAAAACTTCTCCTGGAGACGGCTGGGTACAAGACGAAGATACACTAGACACTTGGTTTTCTTCCGGTCTTTGGACATTCTCTACGCTTCTAGACAAAGAAGTTTATGATATAGATCTCAAGAAATGGCTCGCGAATTCGAAAGATAGCATATACCACCCAACAACTGTTCTCGAAACTGGTTATGACATAATTTTTTTCTGGGTTGCAAGAATGGTTCTTATGACAAAATACCTAATAGGAGAAATACCGTTCAAGAACGTATATCTACACGGGCTCGTTCGTGACAAACAAGGAAGAAAGATGAGTAAATCTCTAGGAAACACACTAGACCCAGTAGATGTTATAAAAGACTACGGTGCTGACGCGCTACGTATGGGTCTAATCGTTGGCATAGGACCAGGAGGAGACAACAACTTGAGCGAAGAAAAAATCAAAGCTTACAAAAAGTTTGGTAACAAGATATGGAACGCTACAAGATTTGTTTTAGAAAATACTTCTGACTTCGATACTTCTATTACTCCAAAACTAGATCCTTCTCACCAAGAATATATAGACGAGTGGCAAAAACTTTTGGAAGAAATTACAAAAGAAATGACAGAATACAAGTTATACCTAGTCGGCGAGAAGCTTTACCACTTCTTCTGGCACAGATTTGCTGATATCATAATAGAAGAGTGTAAAAAAGACATGAATGACTCTGCAAAATATACGCTTCTGTATCTACTAAAAGAACAGATCAAAGCGCTTCATCCATTCATGCCATTTGTAACAGAAGAAATATGGTCACTCTTGGGACACGATAGTCCTCTTATGGTAGAGAAATGGAGTATCAAAGCATAA
- a CDS encoding GIY-YIG nuclease family protein, with amino-acid sequence MSCFVYLIKSKINQSFYVGISDNPTRRLKEHNSGKLKTSSKLKPYVLVYTKEYKNYELARKHEKWLKKKNKDYKEKLAQLAPPEIGGVN; translated from the coding sequence ATGTCTTGCTTTGTTTATCTTATAAAAAGTAAAATAAACCAAAGTTTTTATGTGGGTATTTCTGATAATCCAACTAGGCGATTAAAAGAACACAATAGTGGTAAATTAAAAACCTCCTCTAAACTAAAACCATATGTTTTAGTTTACACCAAAGAATATAAAAATTATGAGCTAGCCAGAAAACACGAAAAGTGGCTAAAAAAGAAAAATAAAGATTACAAAGAAAAATTAGCTCAGCTTGCCCCGCCTGAAATAGGCGGGGTGAACTAG
- a CDS encoding helix-turn-helix transcriptional regulator — protein MPRAIYQDDHKKIVERLKKARLEAGLSQIGVSEKLGRTQSYVSKIESGQRRFDVLQLKEFAKLYKKSLDFFVK, from the coding sequence ATGCCAAGAGCGATTTATCAAGACGACCATAAGAAAATAGTAGAACGCTTGAAAAAAGCGCGTCTTGAAGCTGGTTTAAGTCAGATTGGAGTCTCTGAAAAACTTGGCAGAACTCAATCTTATGTCTCAAAGATAGAATCTGGACAAAGACGCTTTGATGTTTTGCAACTCAAAGAGTTTGCAAAACTTTATAAAAAATCGCTAGATTTTTTCGTTAAATAA
- the aspS gene encoding aspartate--tRNA(Asn) ligase → MIIRTYIKDIPEYSGKETTVVGFAHTIRAQSKIAFLIVRDVTGILQTVVTIEQAEAFQIAKELTTESVVKVVGLVKEAAQAPCGYEIEATSIEVLSAADAQLPIPIIEKKGGEETEAPIRFDYRWIDLRKPDHLKIFKVWTELEKGFRDYWDKNNFIQIYTPSFMSTPSETGAEVFEVNYFDRKAYLAQSPQFYKQMAIASGFERVFMTGPVFRAELSFTTRHLTEFTGWDFEMAYIESHQDIIVAEENMIVSGFTRLKEKFPELQLEIPSMPFPQITMVEAKKILAERGVASGEEHDLSPEEERAISEYVREKHNHDFVFITEYHVSKSAFYHMRNEEGRGKRADLLFKGIEVTTLAQREHRIEILEKQAKEKGMSLEELKDYLNFFRWGCSPHGGAGIGPGRFIMKILDLPNVREATYLPRDVKRLNP, encoded by the coding sequence ATGATTATAAGAACCTATATTAAAGACATTCCTGAGTATTCAGGGAAAGAGACTACTGTCGTAGGCTTTGCTCATACTATACGTGCGCAAAGTAAAATCGCATTCCTTATTGTTCGGGATGTAACTGGTATCTTGCAAACAGTCGTTACCATTGAACAGGCCGAGGCTTTTCAAATTGCCAAGGAACTTACTACAGAATCAGTGGTTAAAGTTGTAGGCCTTGTGAAAGAGGCAGCTCAGGCACCTTGTGGTTATGAAATAGAAGCTACTTCAATCGAAGTACTTTCAGCTGCCGATGCACAGCTACCGATACCAATTATTGAAAAGAAGGGTGGAGAAGAAACTGAAGCACCTATACGTTTCGACTATCGCTGGATTGATCTTCGTAAACCAGATCATCTAAAGATTTTCAAGGTATGGACGGAACTTGAAAAAGGCTTCCGTGACTACTGGGATAAAAATAATTTTATTCAAATCTATACACCCTCATTCATGTCAACGCCAAGCGAAACTGGTGCTGAAGTCTTTGAAGTTAACTACTTTGACCGCAAGGCATATCTTGCACAGTCACCACAGTTCTATAAACAAATGGCTATTGCAAGTGGTTTTGAAAGAGTGTTTATGACAGGTCCTGTATTTCGAGCAGAGCTTTCATTTACAACCCGACACCTTACAGAATTTACTGGTTGGGATTTTGAAATGGCCTACATTGAATCTCATCAGGACATCATTGTTGCCGAGGAAAATATGATAGTTTCTGGATTTACCCGATTAAAAGAAAAGTTTCCAGAGCTCCAACTAGAAATCCCTAGTATGCCTTTTCCGCAGATTACGATGGTTGAAGCAAAAAAGATACTTGCAGAGCGTGGTGTGGCAAGCGGAGAAGAACACGATCTCTCTCCAGAAGAAGAGCGCGCTATCAGTGAATACGTACGAGAAAAGCACAATCACGACTTCGTCTTCATTACTGAATACCATGTATCAAAAAGTGCCTTTTATCATATGCGCAACGAAGAAGGTCGGGGCAAGCGCGCAGACCTTTTGTTTAAAGGTATTGAAGTAACGACTCTTGCACAACGTGAGCACCGCATTGAGATACTTGAGAAACAAGCAAAAGAGAAAGGTATGTCTCTTGAAGAATTAAAAGATTATCTCAACTTTTTCCGATGGGGATGCTCTCCACATGGAGGTGCAGGTATTGGTCCTGGACGATTCATTATGAAAATCCTCGACCTGCCAAATGTTCGCGAGGCGACTTATCTCCCAAGAGATGTTAAGCGATTAAATCCATAA
- a CDS encoding recombinase family protein has product MTEIIKDNLKYCLYARKSTEAEEKQALSIDSQIKEMKQIADREGLNIVEIRRESHSAKESGQRPVFEEILKDIDDGIFNAIITWAPDRLSRNAGDLGKLVDRIDQKKLTQIKTFGQTFTNSPSDKFLLMILCSQAKLENDNKSINVKRGMRARCEMGLWPVQPPTGYRKPNERLSKCEVEIDPERAPVIKQIFEKIAYERWSGMRVYSWLRYELNFKTHKGFYLSVGNVFKIINNTFYYGRFEFPQGSGNWYDGKHTPIISKELFDDCRSAIKTQVIKTHGKEFAFTRMVKCGSCGSGITADEKFKKLLNGGVNRHVYYRCTKSKDRKCTNPAINEDDLLKEFQKMAGTLELNEVQLNEKLNLEIKKFKKLQAMFLGKDNPADIQKVDLRNYMKFVLKDGTILEKRSVLDCIKNDLVLKNKIIIVKE; this is encoded by the coding sequence ATGACAGAAATAATAAAAGACAATTTAAAGTATTGTTTGTACGCCCGCAAATCAACCGAAGCAGAAGAAAAACAAGCTCTTTCTATTGATTCCCAAATCAAAGAAATGAAGCAAATAGCTGATCGTGAAGGGTTAAATATTGTTGAGATTCGTCGTGAATCTCATAGTGCAAAAGAATCAGGTCAACGACCAGTATTTGAAGAAATACTAAAGGATATAGACGACGGCATATTTAACGCCATTATCACTTGGGCACCAGATAGATTAAGTCGTAATGCAGGAGACCTAGGAAAACTGGTTGATCGTATAGATCAAAAGAAACTAACTCAAATCAAAACTTTTGGTCAGACATTTACAAACTCACCAAGTGACAAATTTCTTCTTATGATTTTGTGTTCTCAAGCAAAACTTGAGAATGACAACAAGAGTATTAATGTGAAGCGAGGTATGAGAGCACGGTGTGAAATGGGATTATGGCCAGTACAGCCACCAACTGGATATAGAAAGCCAAATGAGAGATTGTCTAAATGTGAAGTAGAGATTGATCCAGAAAGAGCACCGGTTATCAAACAAATTTTTGAAAAGATTGCATACGAACGATGGAGCGGAATGAGAGTATATTCGTGGTTGCGATATGAATTAAATTTTAAAACACACAAAGGATTCTATTTAAGTGTCGGAAATGTATTTAAGATAATCAACAACACCTTTTATTACGGACGATTTGAATTTCCACAAGGAAGTGGAAACTGGTATGACGGAAAACACACACCAATAATCAGTAAAGAACTTTTTGATGATTGTCGATCTGCAATTAAAACACAGGTCATAAAAACCCATGGAAAAGAGTTTGCGTTTACTCGAATGGTGAAATGTGGATCGTGCGGATCGGGGATTACTGCTGATGAGAAGTTCAAGAAGTTGCTAAACGGAGGAGTAAATAGACATGTCTATTATAGGTGTACGAAGTCGAAAGATAGAAAATGTACGAATCCTGCAATAAACGAAGACGATCTATTAAAAGAATTTCAGAAAATGGCAGGAACTTTGGAACTTAATGAAGTACAACTTAATGAGAAATTAAATCTTGAAATTAAGAAATTCAAAAAACTTCAAGCGATGTTTTTAGGAAAGGACAACCCAGCAGATATACAGAAAGTTGATCTCAGAAATTACATGAAATTCGTTTTGAAAGACGGAACAATTTTAGAAAAACGATCGGTTCTTGATTGTATAAAAAACGATCTAGTTTTGAAAAATAAGATCATAATAGTTAAAGAGTAA